The Ralstonia sp. RRA DNA segment CATACTTCAGCGCCGACTCCAGGCTCGACTGCGCCTTGCCCCAGAGCTGCTCCTTGAAGCAGAGCATGCCGAGCGTGTAGAACAGGTCCGCATCCACCGGATGCTGGGCAAGCCATTTCTCGGCCTGCTGGATCAACGGCAGCGCCTTGCCGGGTACCGCACAATCCGCATAGCGGCGGATCAGGCGACCGTCCCAATGCGCTTTCAGGCCTTCTTCGACGATGCGCTTGGCGTCATCGGTACGGCCCAGCTGCGCGAAGTAGAGTGCAGCCAGCGAGGCAATGCGCGGCGAGCGTCGCTCCTCCGCAGTCAGTTCACGCCAGAAGGTGTTGAGTGCATCGGCATCGTGGCGGCGTTCGGTCAGCAGCGTCTCGCACGCCATCTGCTTGAGGCGCGCGGCCAGCACGGCATGGATGGCGTTGCGCTTTTCCAGCGCGCGCGTCAGGCGCAGCACCTCGCTCCAATTCTTCAGGTGCTGGTGTGCACGCAGGGCAATCCGCTGCGCTTGAATCTGCCGCGCCCCCTGCGATTGCAGTTGCGCGATCTTCTCCAGCGCACCTTCTGCATCGCGGGCATCGACCAGCAGTTCCGCCATCGATACAAGCTTCGCCTGTTCGCGATCCGGCGACTTCACCTCGGCCATCCACGCATCGCGGCGCTCGGTTTCCTGCATGCGGTGCGCAGCGCGTGCGCCAATCAGGGCAGCAGTTTCGCGCTGTGCCTCCCAGGCCTGGGCTTCGCGCGCTTGGCGCTCGGCGTGGCCAAAGCGGCCCGCAAACAGGCTTTCCATTGCCTCGCGCAGCGCAGCAGAAGCCTTCAGGATACGGTTGCGCTCACGATACGCAGCAGCGCGCGCCGGCATGCCCGCTACATGGTGGAACAACCGCATGACCAGATGCAGCACCACGAACGTCACCAGCAACGCAGCCAGCACGAAGTTGAGCGACATCTCCACCCGATACGGCGGGTAGAACAGTACGACGTTGCTCAAATTGAGCTCGGTAAACAGCGCCAGCCCAACGGCGGCGGCAAACAGCAGCGCAATCCAGAATACCCAGCGCATGCTCACTCCTTGCCCTGACCGCGCGCAGCGGCAAGGCTGTCGGCCATCGTCGGCACCTCCAGCGTGCCGACCGTCGTGCGCACCTGCGCCAGCAGGTTCTGCACTGCGGCCACACGCGGCGATTGCGTGTCGAAGTAGCGCGCAAGCAGCGTGTCGGCGCGGCCCAGATCAGCGCGGAACACAGCATCGTTGCGCGAGAGCAGCGCCAGACGTGCATTCATCAGGCGCAGCTTGAGATTCTCGCGCAGGAACCACGCCTGATCCGACGACAGCAGCAACGCCTCGGTCTGATCCACACGGCGCACCTGCACGATCTGACCCAGCTCACCACGCACGTCGTTCCACAGGCGGCCCCACCAGGCGCGCACGCCGGCCGACCATCCGGTGCCGGCTTGTGTCGATGCTGCCGGCGCCGATGCTGCCGCCACGGCCTTGGCATTCTTTGCCGAACGCGCCTTCGGTGCCTGCGCGGCCTGCTCCGCATCCAGCGGCTGGGCCGATGACACCAGCGGCAACGTATCGACCGCGTTGATCGCGTCGTCCAGGCGGATGGCCGCGCCGCTGAGGTCGATCGATGGCATGGCCTTGAGCTTGGCGATATCGCGTGCGACGGCACGGCGCACCGCGTTGAACTGCGGCTTGTTGAGCGTTGCCAGTCGGGCGTCAACGGTCTGCAGCGCGGCCAGCGCACCGCTCACGTTGCCGGTGAGCTGGAGTTGCTCGGCAGCGACTTCAATCGAGCGCTCGATCTCGGCGCGCTGCCAATCGTCGCGGTTACGCAGCAGATCCTGGCTGGCCTGCTCCAGCGCGCCCTGACGGTCACGGGTTTCCGTTGTACGGGCATCCAGCGCACCAAATTTCTGCTGCAACTGGCCAACCGCGTCCCGGTCGGCGCCGGACAGCACGCGCATCTCCTGCGCCAGTGCTTCGTTCTGCTGTCCGCGCTGGCGGATATCACGCGCCAAGCGTTCGTTGCGCACTTGCAGTGCAGCCACCGCAACCACGACCACGGCCAGCACGGTCCAGATCAGCCAGCCGCCGCGTCGCGGTGCGTGGTTGACGGTCATGGTGGGCGCGAACGATGCAGGTGCTGGTGCGGGCGCCGGACTCGGCTGGGCGGCCGCGGGCTTCGCGGCGGGAG contains these protein-coding regions:
- a CDS encoding heme biosynthesis protein HemY — its product is MRWVFWIALLFAAAVGLALFTELNLSNVVLFYPPYRVEMSLNFVLAALLVTFVVLHLVMRLFHHVAGMPARAAAYRERNRILKASAALREAMESLFAGRFGHAERQAREAQAWEAQRETAALIGARAAHRMQETERRDAWMAEVKSPDREQAKLVSMAELLVDARDAEGALEKIAQLQSQGARQIQAQRIALRAHQHLKNWSEVLRLTRALEKRNAIHAVLAARLKQMACETLLTERRHDADALNTFWRELTAEERRSPRIASLAALYFAQLGRTDDAKRIVEEGLKAHWDGRLIRRYADCAVPGKALPLIQQAEKWLAQHPVDADLFYTLGMLCFKEQLWGKAQSSLESALKYADADHHGNLRAHAHLALAQMYEQTERPEEAQRHYRQSALLAVK
- the hemDX gene encoding fused uroporphyrinogen-III synthase HemD/membrane protein HemX, yielding MDDRLPPSSSVPPVASSAANAATESAATVPVVVVTRPRAQAPMLVTALERHGLRTHQFPLLDIAPTPNLDDLRAALGDPSRYALVVFVSPNAVQQAFAAMPEGFRWPQEVPVAVVGPASAQALATHGVAPPAHRVIRPDTHADDARQDSEALYARLDVPSLSGREVLIVRGNGGREWLADQLREAGVSVRTVEAYRRSVPVPDAAAWAALRDVLAARHAWTLTSSEAVRNLDDLARANLTPAEVNTLHGAPCFAPHARIVEQAESLGFRDVKLTGAGDDRLLAGVLAWAGPVSAPVPTPSAPAPAESNTSLSSSTVTQTPVPSSAPAAKPAAAQPSPAPAPAPASFAPTMTVNHAPRRGGWLIWTVLAVVVVAVAALQVRNERLARDIRQRGQQNEALAQEMRVLSGADRDAVGQLQQKFGALDARTTETRDRQGALEQASQDLLRNRDDWQRAEIERSIEVAAEQLQLTGNVSGALAALQTVDARLATLNKPQFNAVRRAVARDIAKLKAMPSIDLSGAAIRLDDAINAVDTLPLVSSAQPLDAEQAAQAPKARSAKNAKAVAAASAPAASTQAGTGWSAGVRAWWGRLWNDVRGELGQIVQVRRVDQTEALLLSSDQAWFLRENLKLRLMNARLALLSRNDAVFRADLGRADTLLARYFDTQSPRVAAVQNLLAQVRTTVGTLEVPTMADSLAAARGQGKE